A single region of the Silene latifolia isolate original U9 population chromosome 8, ASM4854445v1, whole genome shotgun sequence genome encodes:
- the LOC141596747 gene encoding calcium-dependent lipid-binding protein-like has product MGLISGVMLGMVFGIALMAGWHRMTQHRSTKRTAKAADIKVLASLGREELKKICGDSFPEWISFPVFEQVKWLNKQLSKLWPFVADAAELVIRESVEPLLEQYRPTGISSLKFNKLTLGTVAPKIEGIRVQSLQKGQIIMDIDLRWGGDPNIILGVEAAVVASIPIQLKDLKVFTVIRVIFQLSEEIPCISAVVVALLSDPKPRIDFTLKAIGGSLTALPGLSDMIHDTVESIVIDTLQWPHRIVVPIGGPVDTSDLELRPQGRLTVTIVKANDLKNKEMIGKSDPYTVIHIRPLFKYKTKVVEDNLNPVWNETFEVIAEDKETQSLMIEVFDKDIGQDKKLGIAKLPLIDLIPDTPKEVDLKLNESLDSTKAKKDRGIITLKVVYHPFTKEEQNAAMEAEKRIEEEKKAMKEAGLIGSTVDALDGAASLVGSGVGMVGTGIGSGVGFVGSGLGAMGSGLSKAGRFMGRTITGHSSSRRSGSSTPVNPAPENGA; this is encoded by the exons ATGGGTTTAATCTCGGGAGTTATGTTGGGTATGGTATTTGGGATCGCGTTAATGGCTGGTTGGCACCGTATGACGCAGCATAGAAGTACTAAACGTACAGCcaag GCAGCTGATATAAAGGTCCTTGCATCCCTTGGTAGAGAGGAGTTGAAGAAAATTTGTGGTGATAGTTTCCCTGAGTGGATATCTTTTCCCGTCTTTGAACAG GTGAAATGGCTTAACAAGCAGCTGAGCAAGTTGTGGCCATTTGTTGCTGAT GCAGCAGAGTTAGTAATTAGGGAATCTGTTGAGCCTCTTCTGGAACAATATCGACCTACTGGAATCAGCTCACTGAAGTTTAACAAACTCACTCTTGGCACTGTTGCCCCAAAAATTGAAG GCATTCGTGTTCAGAGCCTCCAGAAAGGACAGATAATTATGGATATTGATCTTCGATGGGGTGGGGATCCCAATATCATCTTAGGTGTTGAAGCTGCAGTTGTTGCTTCAATACCCATTCAG TTAAAAGATCTTAAAGTTTTCACCGTCATCCGTGTTATATTCCAACTTTCTGAAGAAATTCCTTGCATCTCTGCTGTCGTAGTTGCTCTCCTTTCTGAT CCAAAACCTCGGATTGATTTCACTTTAAAAGCAATTGGTGGAAGTCTAACAGCGCTTCCTGGTCTCTCTGACATGATTCAT GATACCGTAGAATCTATCGTGATTGACACCCTTCAATGGCCTCACAGAATTGTTGTCCCCATTGGCGGTCCAGTTGATACTAG TGACTTGGAACTTAGACCTCAAGGCAGATTGACTGTGACAATTGTGAAAGCTAATGATTTGAAGAACAAGGAGATGATTGGGAAGTCTGATCCGTATACAGTCATACATATCCGGCCACTTTTCAAGTATAAAACAAAGGTCGTTGAAGACAATCTAAACCCAGTTTGGAATGAAACTTTTGAAGTGATTGCAGAGGATAAGGAGACACAGTCACTCATGATTGAG GTCTTTGACAAGGATATTGGGCAGGACAAGAAACTGGGTATCGCAAAATTGCCTCTAATTGATTTGATTCCTGATACTCCTAAAGAAGTTGACCTGAAATTGAACGAGTCACTTGATTCAACCAAGGCCAAGAAGGACAGAGGAATTATTACACTCAAG GTGGTTTATCACCCATTCACGAAAGAAGAGCAAAATGCAGCCATGGAAGCAGAGAAGAGGATCGAGGAGGAGAAAAAGGCGATGAAGGAAGCGGGATTGATAGGCAGCACAGTGGATGCACTTGATGGAGCTGCATCACTAGTTGGGTCTGGGGTTGGTATGGTGGGGACTGGTATTGGGTCTGGCGTCGGGTTTGTTGGTTCAGGACTTGGAGCCATGGGAAGTGGACTCAGCAAAGCTGGAAGGTTTATGGGTAGGACCATAACCGGTCATTCTAGCTCAAGGCGGAGTGGGTCAAGTACTCCGGTTAACCCTGCCCCGGAAAATGGTGCATAA